Within Candidatus Omnitrophota bacterium, the genomic segment CGTAAATCGCTCGAAAAACTCCTTTGCGGCGCCAGGAAGGGATTACGTAGACGCTTTGAATCCACCACCACCAGCCGTTGCGCCAGTCCGACCATTCCAAAGTGATAAGCGTTTGCGCTATGGCTTCTCCCTGAGCTTCGGCGAGGTAATACCATCCTTTGCGCGAATCGTTCAACGCCGCGCCGATTCCGCCTTCCAGGCGCTTGCGGTCGAGAACCAAACCTTCCGTCTCATAGGCCATCGCCGCATTGAAATCGGCGATCGTCGGCAAATCAATTTCGTTTGCCCTGCGAATGGAAAAAGTCATTGGATAAATCTTTCTACGAAATTACTCGCGTATAGAGATAATATAGAACCAATCGATAAAATCCCATCCGATATGCTGAAATGGGAAAGGCGCAGTGGACTGCGCCATTTCCTTTATTTCATTTCGCCATAAAAACGGCTATTTTATTGATTGTTTCTGCGGCAACGGCAAAAGCCGATCGTCGCTGGAGACGATTCTCAAACTAGCCGACCAACCGCCGCCCGCTTGCAGCGCTTTTAAAAGAATACGATTGACGCCGGGTTGGAGAACGACGTTCATCGAATCCTGATCGGGACTCCACCCGCGATCGCCAAGAAATTCACCCACTTTTTCGCCGTTGAGATAGCAGGCGAAATCGTCGTCGCTGCCCACGAGAAACTTCGCGTTCTTTTTTTGATCGCACGTCGCTTCGGCGTAGAGATACGCCCCTGCGTTGTTAAGATCGCCGTAGAGTTTGTTGAATTCGAGCAGGCCGTTGAAATTGTCGATCAACTTATAATTCCAGGAAAATTTTTGGCCGCCGATGGAGATCGGCTTGGATAAATCGACTGGTTGCTTCACGTCGAAGACGTCCGTCTTGCGCAATTTTTCCCGATCTGGAATTGGTCCCAACGTCCACCAATGGATGATATATCCGTTTTTGACAATCATATCGGAGAGCATTTCCGTCGAACCTAAAGCCTGCAAACGCGAAGTCAATGCGCGCAGAAGATCAACATTCTCCGTGGCGCGAGCGGCCGCCGCGCATAAAGCGACGGCGTCTTGATGGCGGTCTGCCTTTTCTAACGCCTCCGATAAGAGAATCGCCGCCGAAACCGCCGCGTTGCGCAGGTTCTCTCCGCCCTCGTGCAGCGCTTCTAAGACGAGCCGGACGCAAGAGGGATCGCCGAGCTTGCCGATGGCTTCCAGCGCCGCCTGTTGCAGGTTTTCATCAGGGCTTTTTGCGTAATGCAGTATCAACGGCAAGGCTTTTGCATCGCCCCGGACGCCCAACAGCCGCAGCAGCGCTGGCGCATCTCCCGAACCATCCGCCAAAGCGCGCAAAATCCCATTCGCGGCTTCTTCGCCGGGAAGTTGGGCGAGAGCGGAAGCAGCGGCGTCTTTCAACAATCCATCGCTTTGAATCATTGTTTCCAAAAGCATAGGCGCCGCTTTCTTCGCCGCTTCGTCTTGGCGCTCTCCTACGAGCGCAATCAACGCTAGACGTTCCGCCAAAGGCGTGATGCCCAATTCTTGAACCAGCGCCTGGGTAACGGCTTCTCCCGGCATTTGCGCCAAGCGGCCTTGCGCCAAACCGCGCAGTTCCTGCTGCGGCGAACGCATGGCCTGAATCAGCATAGG encodes:
- a CDS encoding GNAT family N-acetyltransferase → MTFSIRRANEIDLPTIADFNAAMAYETEGLVLDRKRLEGGIGAALNDSRKGWYYLAEAQGEAIAQTLITLEWSDWRNGWWWWIQSVYVIPSWRRKGVFRAIYEQIAKEAKEDGAVGLRLYVEKENTGAQKTYIDLGMKTSHYQFYEAAFE
- a CDS encoding HEAT repeat domain-containing protein — its product is MSIVKSIKGLVLGMLLCAALAAESQDVVRQLGSPEENVRQMALESLAAKGPAIFASVIQGVGSNNLFEDKYARRVVETIVFRSTAPGAKQDRLAVESALLDILKNDYSSSAKLFAIEMLSYAGGDQAVPSLAQLLDDIDFREKARGALERIPGAAAEQAIVSAIEPAQGTEWQCALLITLGSRGDAEGGAAVAAALSNDNPIIRCAAIEAAGRIALPQTEKALWAVFQNGEETERQSAANSLLVLAEKWRQQGQVSKAITIYKRFLQDECPALRCAGLAGMAEIMGEKALPMLIQAMRSPQQELRGLAQGRLAQMPGEAVTQALVQELGITPLAERLALIALVGERQDEAAKKAAPMLLETMIQSDGLLKDAAASALAQLPGEEAANGILRALADGSGDAPALLRLLGVRGDAKALPLILHYAKSPDENLQQAALEAIGKLGDPSCVRLVLEALHEGGENLRNAAVSAAILLSEALEKADRHQDAVALCAAAARATENVDLLRALTSRLQALGSTEMLSDMIVKNGYIIHWWTLGPIPDREKLRKTDVFDVKQPVDLSKPISIGGQKFSWNYKLIDNFNGLLEFNKLYGDLNNAGAYLYAEATCDQKKNAKFLVGSDDDFACYLNGEKVGEFLGDRGWSPDQDSMNVVLQPGVNRILLKALQAGGGWSASLRIVSSDDRLLPLPQKQSIK